The proteins below are encoded in one region of Acidithiobacillus ferrooxidans ATCC 23270:
- a CDS encoding phosphatase PAP2 family protein: MLPQPEWYTWYGWNDRIFLAVNHLSDTPMLSAAMEMVSWVAQPAYFPVWMALLVVIFRLRPLTLPFAVVWDFAVGELAVWLIVVALKSGLAYPRPVVALGSLSVHVVGRPEYWHSFPSGHAAMAFLLVGSLLLGKASKILWIPAAVYAVLVAWSRMAVGAHFPADVLGGALIGMFSAALAALLQRLTAPTGHSQDREGRR; this comes from the coding sequence ATGCTCCCGCAGCCGGAATGGTATACATGGTACGGGTGGAATGACCGCATCTTTCTGGCGGTGAATCACCTGAGTGATACGCCGATGCTTTCAGCGGCCATGGAGATGGTATCGTGGGTTGCCCAGCCTGCTTATTTTCCCGTCTGGATGGCCCTGCTCGTGGTGATCTTCCGGCTAAGGCCCCTGACGCTGCCCTTTGCTGTTGTCTGGGATTTCGCCGTCGGTGAGTTGGCCGTGTGGCTGATCGTCGTGGCGCTCAAATCAGGGCTCGCTTATCCCCGCCCCGTGGTTGCACTTGGGTCTCTGTCGGTACATGTGGTGGGAAGGCCGGAATATTGGCACAGCTTTCCCTCCGGCCATGCGGCAATGGCCTTTCTGCTCGTCGGCAGCCTGCTCCTGGGAAAGGCCTCCAAAATCCTGTGGATACCCGCTGCGGTGTATGCGGTGCTGGTGGCATGGTCACGCATGGCGGTCGGCGCACATTTCCCCGCCGATGTGCTTGGCGGCGCCCTGATCGGTATGTTCAGCGCTGCGCTGGCCGCTCTGCTGCAACGGCTGACCGCCCCTACAGGTCATTCCCAAGACCGGGAAGGACGGCGATAG
- a CDS encoding DUF4337 domain-containing protein has protein sequence MSESLHTHAPHEEAAHVAAEPPAHKHSLSQWVAIFTALLATIGAVVSYQGTHLMNEVLLAKNEAVLEKAKATDQWNYYQAISTKEHLMQLAVDLTPQNQAGPYQKEIIKYTGQKKTVQAEARQLEQLSTAANMRSEQLNKPHNDMAIAMIFLQIAISLASITALTGRVWLFGMAMLSALGGVGLWLVALGMS, from the coding sequence ATGAGCGAATCTCTGCACACCCATGCCCCGCACGAAGAAGCCGCTCATGTGGCTGCCGAACCCCCCGCCCACAAGCATTCCCTCAGTCAGTGGGTGGCCATCTTCACCGCGCTGCTGGCCACCATCGGCGCGGTTGTCAGTTATCAGGGGACTCATCTGATGAACGAGGTGTTGCTGGCCAAGAACGAGGCGGTGCTGGAGAAAGCCAAGGCGACGGACCAGTGGAACTACTACCAGGCCATCAGCACCAAAGAGCACCTCATGCAACTGGCTGTGGATCTGACTCCGCAGAATCAGGCAGGGCCTTACCAGAAGGAAATCATCAAATATACGGGCCAGAAAAAGACCGTTCAGGCCGAAGCCCGGCAACTGGAGCAACTTTCCACAGCGGCCAATATGCGTTCGGAGCAATTGAACAAACCACATAACGATATGGCCATTGCGATGATCTTTTTACAAATCGCCATCTCACTGGCCTCTATCACGGCCTTGACTGGAAGGGTCTGGCTTTTCGGCATGGCCATGCTCAGTGCTCTGGGCGGGGTCGGACTTTGGCTTGTCGCCCTGGGTATGAGCTGA
- a CDS encoding NRAMP family divalent metal transporter: MSVIPELHGASSEADVLQQLPEDVRERIKDRWRIYQLRHHPSWWRRLTLFLSLIGPGILVMIADNDAGGVITYAQTGAMYGIGFFVPFLLLMIPVAYVVQEMTVRLGAVTHRGHAEMIWGRYGAFWGVFSLLDLTVANILTLVTEFIGIRVGMSVFSVPPVLSVAVAWTFLAGTMIFLHYNTWERLALWIAAGNIVFVPLAIAAHPDWGQVIAAVGNWHIPVGTAVGAFTYVVLANLGTTIAPWMLFFQQSSVVDKGLTVNDIPSGQADTAFGSLSMGIIAIAIVILTGTLAYGHLNTAQFDIQAILHLLRESSLGSVGTALFALGLVESGLIAAIAITASTSWAVGEALKLPRSLNLRPQRALPFYLSGILSAGMAALVVLIPQIPLGFLNLTVQVIASIFMPAAMLFLLMLLNDREIMGSYVNRRWQNYSAFAIVGFLILANAVYGYTVVFPSA, encoded by the coding sequence ATGTCCGTCATACCAGAACTTCACGGAGCCTCCAGCGAGGCGGATGTGTTGCAGCAATTGCCCGAGGACGTGCGGGAGCGCATCAAGGATCGCTGGCGGATTTATCAACTCCGCCATCATCCCTCCTGGTGGCGGAGGCTGACGCTGTTTTTGAGCCTGATCGGGCCGGGTATCCTGGTGATGATCGCCGACAACGATGCCGGAGGCGTGATTACCTATGCCCAGACCGGAGCGATGTATGGTATCGGTTTCTTCGTTCCCTTCCTGCTGCTCATGATCCCGGTGGCCTATGTGGTGCAGGAGATGACCGTGCGTCTTGGCGCGGTGACTCACCGGGGACATGCCGAGATGATCTGGGGGCGTTATGGCGCTTTCTGGGGGGTGTTTTCGCTGCTGGATCTGACGGTGGCGAATATCCTGACCCTGGTGACGGAGTTTATCGGTATCCGGGTCGGTATGAGCGTGTTTTCTGTGCCGCCGGTTCTTTCGGTCGCTGTGGCCTGGACCTTTCTCGCCGGGACCATGATCTTTCTGCATTATAACACCTGGGAGCGGCTGGCATTGTGGATTGCCGCGGGCAATATCGTATTTGTGCCCCTGGCTATCGCGGCGCACCCGGACTGGGGCCAGGTTATTGCTGCGGTGGGCAACTGGCACATTCCGGTGGGGACTGCGGTAGGCGCCTTTACCTATGTCGTACTCGCCAATCTCGGAACGACGATCGCGCCGTGGATGCTCTTTTTTCAGCAGTCCTCGGTGGTCGACAAGGGCCTTACGGTCAATGACATCCCCAGTGGCCAGGCCGATACCGCCTTCGGAAGCCTTTCCATGGGTATCATCGCCATTGCCATCGTCATTTTGACGGGTACTCTGGCGTATGGGCACCTCAATACCGCCCAGTTTGACATCCAGGCGATCCTCCATCTGTTACGAGAGAGCAGCCTCGGTAGTGTCGGGACCGCATTGTTCGCTCTGGGCCTCGTCGAGTCGGGGCTGATTGCGGCCATTGCCATTACGGCAAGTACTTCCTGGGCGGTGGGCGAGGCACTCAAGCTGCCCCGAAGTCTGAACCTTCGGCCGCAACGGGCCTTGCCCTTTTATCTGTCCGGTATCCTGAGCGCCGGGATGGCTGCTCTGGTGGTGCTGATTCCTCAAATCCCACTGGGTTTTCTGAACCTGACCGTACAGGTAATCGCTTCCATATTCATGCCTGCGGCGATGTTGTTTTTGCTCATGCTGCTGAATGATCGCGAGATCATGGGGAGCTATGTGAACCGGCGCTGGCAAAATTATTCAGCATTCGCCATCGTTGGTTTCCTTATTCTGGCCAATGCCGTTTATGGCTATACCGTCGTCTTCCCGTCCGCCTGA
- a CDS encoding MDR family MFS transporter: MTSSSTPVSASTFRLDWPAKVIFFAILSSIFLAAMDQTVVSTALPTIARDLHGLAKLPWIVTAYLLTSTVCLPVYGKLGDLLGRKYLLQSAVLLFLAGSVLSGQAQTIDELMVFRALQGIGGGGLLVTAIASISDFIPITQRSRYQGLVGAAFGLATLVGPFLGGFIVETMGWRWIFYINVPIGIFSFFVIGFAFPRPKTAEKVRMDVPGTVLLTTSLSALVLFASVSGTVLPWDSAGPWLLLAAGLSAFGGFIRIERHHPEPLLPLAFFRFRTFSLSVIISFFVGVAMLGSVSFLPIYLQDVRGFSPTASGLELLFLLLGMLAMSVLTGRRISRTQRYREFPIAGALLITLALGLLSMLGQHTPMWRIDAVLVLLGLGLGTTMQVLVLSAQLAVPHRHLGVATSTVTLFRSMGGTLGVAAFGAVFSAFLAGGSHGYAQEGAPALIVQTLHADFLIAALFSFAASVCAWFLEDMHVLVKRRDALDRG; encoded by the coding sequence TTGACATCCTCATCAACGCCCGTTTCCGCATCTACTTTTCGTCTGGACTGGCCGGCAAAAGTCATTTTCTTCGCCATCCTGTCGTCCATTTTTTTGGCGGCGATGGACCAGACCGTGGTCTCCACCGCCCTGCCGACCATCGCCCGCGATCTCCATGGCCTGGCCAAACTACCCTGGATCGTGACCGCTTATCTGCTGACCTCCACCGTCTGTTTGCCGGTATACGGTAAACTGGGGGATCTTCTGGGGCGCAAGTATCTCCTGCAATCGGCAGTGTTGCTGTTTTTGGCAGGATCGGTTTTGTCCGGCCAGGCGCAAACCATTGACGAGCTGATGGTGTTCCGGGCCTTGCAGGGGATTGGCGGTGGCGGTTTGCTGGTGACCGCCATCGCCTCCATCTCGGACTTCATTCCCATCACCCAGCGCAGCCGTTATCAGGGGCTGGTGGGCGCCGCTTTTGGTCTCGCGACCTTGGTCGGGCCCTTTCTCGGTGGCTTTATCGTGGAGACCATGGGCTGGCGTTGGATATTCTATATCAATGTGCCCATCGGTATATTTTCCTTTTTCGTCATCGGCTTCGCCTTTCCCAGACCGAAAACGGCCGAAAAGGTGCGGATGGATGTACCGGGAACGGTCCTGCTGACCACCAGCCTGAGCGCCCTGGTGTTATTTGCCAGCGTGTCCGGGACGGTGTTGCCCTGGGATTCCGCCGGACCATGGCTTCTTCTCGCCGCGGGGCTGAGCGCGTTCGGCGGATTTATACGGATCGAGCGGCATCATCCGGAACCTCTGTTGCCGCTCGCTTTTTTTCGTTTCAGAACTTTTTCGCTGAGTGTAATCATCTCTTTTTTTGTCGGGGTGGCGATGCTCGGTTCCGTCAGCTTTCTGCCCATTTATTTGCAGGATGTGCGTGGTTTCTCGCCGACTGCCTCCGGTCTGGAACTGCTATTTTTGCTCCTGGGCATGTTGGCAATGTCGGTGCTGACCGGGCGCCGGATCAGCCGGACTCAGCGTTATCGGGAGTTTCCCATCGCCGGCGCCCTGCTCATCACCCTAGCGCTTGGGCTGCTTTCCATGCTCGGGCAGCATACGCCCATGTGGCGCATCGACGCGGTACTGGTGCTGCTGGGACTGGGGCTGGGCACGACCATGCAGGTCTTGGTGCTCTCTGCCCAGCTTGCGGTGCCGCACCGCCACCTGGGGGTGGCGACGTCAACCGTCACCCTGTTCCGTTCCATGGGCGGCACTCTGGGGGTTGCGGCTTTCGGCGCGGTGTTTTCTGCCTTTTTGGCGGGGGGATCTCACGGTTATGCCCAGGAGGGGGCGCCTGCCCTGATCGTCCAGACGCTGCATGCGGACTTTTTGATCGCAGCGCTGTTCAGCTTTGCCGCATCGGTCTGTGCGTGGTTTTTGGAGGATATGCACGTGCTCGTCAAGCGCCGGGATGCCCTCGATCGAGGGTGA
- the hflD gene encoding high frequency lysogenization protein HflD — MWSFLLPDARRRRDRALGLAGVLRSALLVQDIARNGAQPGDLLQTCIRSVLALDSKDSLRALGDIDSLRHSLALLCPLLQRGPGNAREAELLRYSMALTTLGKRLLKNASATRRVQEGVEQAQRQIAHFADPMQRSIVAGLAQTYTEAIGILRPRIIVSGESRFLSDPDDAARIRTLLLSGIRAAVLWRQAGGRLPATILERRALCQEAEELLATHPQLTR, encoded by the coding sequence ATGTGGTCATTCCTTCTCCCTGACGCCCGGCGGCGGCGCGACCGCGCCCTGGGCCTCGCCGGTGTCCTGCGCAGCGCCCTGCTGGTGCAAGACATCGCGCGTAATGGCGCACAACCCGGAGACCTGCTGCAGACCTGCATCAGGAGCGTTCTGGCGCTGGACAGCAAGGACAGCCTGCGTGCCCTGGGCGATATCGACAGCCTGCGTCACTCTCTGGCGCTGCTCTGCCCGCTGCTGCAACGCGGCCCCGGCAACGCCCGGGAGGCCGAACTGCTGCGCTACAGCATGGCGCTGACCACCCTCGGCAAGCGCCTCCTCAAAAACGCCTCGGCCACCCGGCGCGTCCAGGAAGGCGTCGAGCAGGCCCAACGCCAGATCGCCCACTTTGCTGATCCGATGCAGCGCAGCATCGTTGCCGGGCTCGCCCAGACGTACACCGAGGCCATCGGCATTCTCCGCCCGCGCATCATCGTCAGCGGAGAGAGCCGTTTCCTGAGCGACCCGGACGATGCCGCACGCATCCGCACCCTCCTCCTCAGCGGCATCCGTGCGGCCGTTCTGTGGCGGCAGGCGGGCGGCCGTCTGCCCGCCACCATTCTCGAGCGACGCGCGCTCTGTCAGGAAGCGGAAGAATTACTCGCCACCCATCCTCAGCTTACTCGATGA
- the glnD gene encoding [protein-PII] uridylyltransferase: MTIHPAQSRTPAALGEVRGSSPAATSPQQSASALLHQRSRAVDSTLRRLWQSTSGADAATAQELTLAAVGGYGRGTLFPHSDIDLLILTPPTLTTVQKGFIEGFLTSLWDLQMQVGHSVRSVDECLQEARQDLGIATTLLESRYLAGSHPLLQQLSDALRENPPWPSPLFFAAKLAEQENRHARCSDTAFHLEPNLKEGPGALRNIHHLQWLAASVFGEGSLRRLRDEDIITGEEYRQLLRAQALLSRLRIALHLATGRHEDRLRLDLQVPLARQLGYTDRPGRTAVEQLMQKLYRAFADILRIAAIAQENIAQHLAARTPALEVTDQRATLSRPTLHRDDIQLLRHILGLFRSLVEDPRRRTLDAQTQRHLYALRNAVHPRDLDHDPVAQEQLLAILAQPDGAYRSLAMMQQCGLLARILPAFGRITGRIQHDLFHAYTVDQHTLFLLRNLGQIWTGEAPLLPVAEAARRQVEKPELLVLAGLFHDIGKGRGGDHSKIGAQEARRFARRLRLSPCDTDLVVWLVEQHLRMSAVSQRRDLEDPQVIRDFAHLVGDERHLAYLLLLTVADMRATNPELWNDWKGLLLSTLYRATATELQREDRQTRDLPQIISDKQQAVLQKIASTDHSRVHTLWQQLSGPYFLRYTADELLWHCREILAHKSRKALVAVRPHAPEGSEVLIYGPDRPGLFQQITGALDRQSLNIIDARIDTSEDGRAIDTFLVIDNSHAFAHSAQAHADLAAELRAVLEGEAVRKPRFGLRHCDPRHRFFAHVPAEIRVDNGVLPRYTLLEVRAADHLGLLYQVGETLRALQLNIHGAKVSTFGERVEDTFFILNERGRKLTETQVGALIHALSDILNGEPA, translated from the coding sequence ATGACGATCCACCCCGCGCAGTCCCGGACGCCTGCTGCGTTGGGCGAAGTTCGGGGGTCTTCGCCAGCCGCCACTTCGCCACAGCAGAGTGCCAGCGCTCTGCTCCACCAGCGCAGCCGCGCGGTGGACAGTACCCTGCGCAGGCTCTGGCAGAGCACATCGGGTGCAGATGCGGCGACGGCGCAAGAACTCACCCTGGCGGCCGTAGGCGGTTACGGGCGCGGCACCCTCTTCCCCCACTCCGACATCGACCTCCTGATTCTGACCCCGCCGACGCTCACGACGGTACAAAAGGGCTTCATCGAAGGCTTCCTGACCAGCCTCTGGGACCTGCAGATGCAGGTGGGGCACAGTGTCCGCAGCGTGGACGAATGCCTGCAGGAGGCGCGTCAGGATCTGGGTATCGCCACCACCCTGCTGGAATCCCGTTATCTGGCCGGATCGCACCCATTATTGCAACAACTGAGCGACGCGTTACGGGAAAATCCCCCCTGGCCTTCCCCGCTTTTTTTCGCCGCCAAACTGGCGGAGCAGGAAAACCGTCACGCCCGCTGCAGCGACACTGCTTTTCACCTCGAACCCAACCTCAAGGAAGGTCCCGGTGCGCTACGCAATATCCATCACCTGCAATGGCTCGCGGCCAGTGTTTTCGGGGAGGGCAGTCTGCGTCGCCTGCGCGATGAGGACATCATTACCGGCGAGGAATATCGTCAGCTCCTGCGCGCCCAGGCCCTGCTCTCCCGCCTGCGGATCGCCCTGCACCTCGCCACCGGACGCCACGAAGACCGTCTGCGCCTCGATCTGCAGGTACCTCTGGCACGGCAACTGGGCTACACCGACCGACCGGGACGTACCGCCGTCGAACAATTGATGCAGAAACTCTATCGCGCCTTCGCCGATATTCTGCGTATCGCCGCCATTGCCCAGGAGAACATCGCGCAGCATCTGGCCGCACGCACCCCAGCGCTGGAGGTTACCGACCAGCGGGCCACCCTGTCCCGGCCCACGCTGCATCGCGATGATATACAACTGCTCCGGCACATTCTGGGCCTGTTCCGTAGCCTGGTGGAAGACCCGCGGCGGCGCACCCTCGACGCACAGACGCAACGCCATCTGTACGCCTTGCGGAACGCCGTTCACCCGCGGGATCTGGACCATGATCCCGTCGCGCAGGAGCAGCTTCTCGCCATTCTCGCCCAGCCCGACGGCGCCTATCGCAGCCTCGCCATGATGCAGCAATGTGGCCTGCTGGCACGCATACTCCCCGCCTTTGGACGTATCACCGGACGTATTCAGCACGATCTCTTCCATGCGTATACCGTCGACCAGCATACTCTTTTTCTGCTCCGCAACCTCGGACAGATCTGGACTGGCGAGGCACCACTCCTGCCCGTCGCCGAGGCCGCCCGGCGGCAGGTGGAAAAACCGGAGTTACTGGTGCTGGCCGGTCTCTTCCACGATATCGGCAAAGGCCGCGGCGGCGATCACTCCAAAATCGGTGCTCAGGAAGCCCGGCGTTTTGCCCGGCGTCTACGATTGTCGCCCTGCGATACAGACCTGGTCGTCTGGCTGGTGGAACAACATCTGCGAATGTCCGCCGTTTCCCAGCGCCGCGACCTCGAAGACCCTCAGGTCATCCGCGACTTTGCCCATCTGGTCGGGGATGAACGCCATCTTGCCTATCTGCTGCTCCTCACCGTGGCCGACATGCGTGCCACCAACCCGGAACTCTGGAATGACTGGAAGGGACTGCTGCTCAGTACACTATATCGGGCGACGGCCACGGAACTTCAGCGGGAAGACCGCCAGACCCGGGATCTTCCGCAGATCATCTCCGATAAACAGCAGGCTGTTCTGCAGAAAATCGCCAGTACCGACCACTCACGTGTACACACCCTCTGGCAGCAGCTTTCGGGCCCGTATTTTCTGCGTTACACAGCAGACGAACTACTCTGGCATTGCCGGGAGATACTTGCCCACAAAAGCCGGAAAGCATTGGTCGCGGTGCGGCCCCACGCGCCCGAGGGCAGTGAAGTCCTGATTTACGGCCCGGACCGACCGGGACTTTTCCAGCAGATTACCGGTGCCCTCGATCGGCAATCCCTGAACATCATCGACGCCCGGATCGATACCAGCGAGGATGGTCGCGCCATCGACACCTTCCTGGTCATCGACAACAGCCACGCCTTCGCCCACAGCGCCCAGGCCCATGCCGATCTGGCTGCCGAACTCCGCGCGGTTCTTGAAGGGGAAGCCGTGCGCAAACCACGTTTTGGGTTGCGCCATTGCGATCCGCGCCACCGGTTCTTTGCACACGTTCCCGCCGAGATCCGCGTGGACAATGGCGTCCTGCCCCGCTACACCCTGCTGGAAGTCCGCGCTGCAGATCACCTCGGCCTGCTCTATCAGGTCGGCGAGACGCTCCGCGCATTGCAGCTCAACATCCACGGCGCCAAAGTCTCCACCTTCGGTGAACGAGTGGAAGACACCTTTTTCATTCTCAACGAACGGGGGCGCAAACTGACCGAAACCCAGGTCGGCGCGCTGATTCATGCCTTGAGCGACATTTTGAATGGTGAACCCGCTTAA